Proteins encoded within one genomic window of Rhodothermales bacterium:
- a CDS encoding sugar ABC transporter substrate-binding protein translates to MDLPRRTPLSVLLLVVLSAVAGCTRDAPTLTVATVNNADMIIMQRLSPAFEEATGIELNWVVLEENLLRQRVTTDIATGGGQFDVVTIGSYETPIWAREGWLLPLNDLGDAYDYDDLLPSVRQSLSLGDTLFAVPFYAESSFTYYRTDLFEQAGLVMPEAPTYAQIAEFARRLHDPANGVYGICLRGKPGWGENMAYLSTLVNAFGGRWFDMSWHPQLTSPEWHAALTYYVDLLANYGPPGAASNGHNENRALFAAGNCALWIDATAAAGHLYNTDDSRVSDRIGFARAPVEVTGNGTSWVWAWALAVPASSRNADASRQFVQWATSADYVALVGDTDGWTVAPPGTRRSTYANPAYLAAAPFAPFVETAILSVDPTRPTRDPVPYVGIQYVGIPEFQGIGAQVGQVMAAALSGQQPIDEALETAQNIAERAMRDAGYIQ, encoded by the coding sequence ATGGATTTGCCTCGTCGCACTCCCCTCTCCGTGCTCCTGCTCGTGGTGTTGTCGGCCGTCGCCGGCTGTACGCGCGATGCGCCTACCCTCACCGTTGCGACCGTGAACAATGCCGACATGATCATCATGCAGCGGCTCTCGCCGGCATTCGAGGAGGCTACCGGCATCGAGCTGAACTGGGTCGTGCTCGAGGAAAACCTATTGCGGCAGCGCGTAACGACTGATATCGCCACCGGAGGCGGCCAGTTTGATGTCGTCACCATCGGCTCCTACGAAACCCCGATCTGGGCGCGCGAGGGTTGGCTCCTGCCGCTCAACGACCTCGGCGATGCCTATGATTATGACGATCTGCTCCCCTCCGTCCGCCAGAGTCTTTCGCTGGGCGATACGCTGTTTGCGGTGCCCTTCTACGCCGAAAGCAGCTTCACCTATTACCGGACGGACCTCTTCGAGCAGGCCGGCCTGGTCATGCCCGAAGCGCCCACCTATGCTCAGATCGCCGAATTCGCCCGACGCCTCCACGATCCGGCAAACGGCGTGTATGGGATCTGCCTTCGGGGCAAACCCGGGTGGGGTGAAAACATGGCCTACCTGAGCACCCTCGTCAATGCGTTCGGCGGCCGCTGGTTCGACATGAGCTGGCACCCGCAACTGACCTCGCCGGAGTGGCATGCCGCCCTCACGTATTATGTCGACCTCCTGGCCAACTACGGCCCCCCCGGCGCGGCGTCAAACGGGCACAACGAAAACCGCGCGCTGTTTGCCGCCGGCAACTGCGCCCTATGGATCGACGCGACTGCCGCCGCCGGCCATCTCTACAACACTGATGACAGCCGGGTGTCGGACCGCATCGGATTCGCGCGGGCACCCGTGGAAGTAACCGGAAATGGCACGAGCTGGGTGTGGGCCTGGGCGCTGGCGGTGCCGGCCTCCAGCCGAAATGCCGACGCCTCGCGCCAGTTTGTGCAATGGGCCACCTCGGCTGACTATGTTGCCCTTGTCGGCGATACGGACGGCTGGACCGTGGCGCCTCCCGGCACACGGCGCTCGACGTACGCCAATCCGGCCTACCTCGCCGCGGCCCCGTTTGCGCCGTTCGTCGAGACCGCCATTCTGTCCGTCGACCCCACCCGGCCGACGCGCGATCCCGTGCCCTACGTCGGAATTCAGTATGTGGGGATCCCGGAGTTTCAAGGGATCGGGGCGCAGGTGGGCCAGGTCATGGCGGCGGCGCTTTCAGGCCAGCAGCCAATCGACGAGGCCCTCGAAACCGCCCAGAATATCGCGGAGCGCGCCATGCGAGATGCCGGGTATATCCAGTGA